The nucleotide sequence ACCATTTTGTTGCAAATGTAATACACGATAACCTGGTGCCGCCTGATCTAGCGCGAAATCTTCACTTTTAGGTTTAAACTGCACACTGGTCGATGGCGTGGATAAAAAGTAGATGCCATGCCATTCGTTGCAGGAATCCTGATGCACATGACCAAACAGAACCAGCTTGATATTATGATGCCGAGCCAGTACATCTTTTAAATCTTCAGCATTTTTCAGCCGGTGCTGATCAATCCAGTACGATTTCATCGCAAAAGGATGATGATGGCAAGCGACAATGACATGCTGATGCTTAAATTCAAGCAATAATTGGTCCAATTGATCGAGTTGAGCTTGTTCCACCCAGCCATCGATCTTGCCTTGAACGGCACTATTTAACAGGATCATGGTCCAGGTGCCAAAATGAATGGCATGTACCTGATTCGCATGCTGGTGAAAAGGGAACACCCGAGAATCGTCATGGTTACCTGGAATCTGATAATACGGCACGTTTAAAGACTGGACAAATGCTAAATAGCGTTGATAAGTCTGCTCGACCGGCACCTGTGCCAGATCACCGGTATGAATCAGTGCATCCATTTGGGGAAAGCGCTGTTGGATCTGCTGCATCACCTCGTGAAAACTCTGCTCGGGATTCATCCGGGCAAATTCCAGCTCTTCCCGATCCATCAAATGGGTATCAGAAATCTGGATAATGGTCCAATCTGGCTGTGTGTTTATGCTTGACTGCTGAAAACTCATGTCTTTCCCCTTAGACATATTCCTGCAGTATGAATATGTTGTTGCAACCATTGCAAGGCCATAATGACAGGTGCATTTCTTAAGCGACCATTCGTGAGCAAGGACGGAATATCAGCATAATCCAGAATATGCAGCTGGATATTTTCACCTTCATCCGGCATGCCAAAAATACCGCCCTGTTCAGGCAATTCGGTCTGCGCCACATATAAATGAAATAATTCGGAACATGCCCCGGCGGACGGATAGAAGCTGAAAATGTGCTGCAGCTCATCCAGGGTACAGCCTGATTCTTCGAGTGCTTCGCGACGGATGCATGTTTCAGGCGCTTCATCGCCATCCAGAACGCCAGCAATTACTTCGAGTTGCCAAGGAGAGTCGATATCATCCAGTCCGCCAATCCGGAACTGTTCGATCAGGCCGAATTTCTGCTGTTGATGATTGTACATCAGCACACCCGCTGCTTCTGGCCGATGAATCAGCTCACGTTGCAAAATAGGGGTTGAGCTTTCCTGATTAAATAAACGGTGTTTCAGGCTGACTTTTTCTACCTGAATAAATCCCTGGTACAAGAACTCACGTGCCTCTACGCTAAAGTCTTTTTTATTATAAGAGGCCTGTTTAATAATATTCATATGCTCAGATAGAATGAATTGATTTATTTTCATCCTATCTGAGTTTTTTTTGAAGACAACTGTTTTTTTTACAGTTTTATAGTTTGTGGTATAAATTTTGACCAGAGTTGTGGAAGCTGGCTTTCATCTGATTCATGCCGGCTTCAATTTCGGCCTGAGAGCTTGCCGGCTGATCAGGATTGGCCTGTTGACTGGCATAATCACGAACATTCTGGCTAATCTTCATTGAACAGAACTTTGGTCCGCACATGGAACAAAAGTGCGCGGATTTATGCGCGGCTTTCGGCATGGTTTCATCATGCATGCTGCGCGCCGTGTCCGGATCCAGACTCAAGTTAAACTGGTCTTCCCAGCGGAACTCAAAACGCGCCTTGGACAGGGCATTATCCCGGGCTTGCGCACCCGGATGACCTTTGGCCAGATCGGCTGCATGTGCGGCAATCTTGTAGGTAATAATGCCGTCTTTGACATCCTTTTTATTGGGTAAACCGAGATGCTCTTTAGGCGTCACATAACACAGCATTGCGGTGCCGTACCAGCCAATCATCGCGGCTCCTATTGCCGAAGTAATATGGTCATAACCCGGTGCGATATCGGTGGTGAGTGGCCCCAAGGTATAAAAGGGTGCTTCTTTACAGACTTCCAGTTGCAGATCCATATTTTCCTTGATCATATGCATCGGGACATGGCCCGGGCCTTCAATCATCACCTGAACATCATGCTCCCAGGCACGGTGGGTCAGTTCGCCCAAAGTTCGAAGTTCGGCAAATTGCGCTTCGTCATTGGCATCCTGCACACAGCCCGGACGTAGGCCATCGCCGAGACTAAACGATACGTCATAAGCTTTCATGATCTCGCAGATTTCATCGAAATGGGTATACAAGAAGTTTTCCTGATGATGTGCCAGACACCACTGCGCCATGATCGAACCGCCACGCGATACGATACCGGTCAAACGGTTGGCAGTCAGCGGTACATATCTTAAAAGCACGCCGGCATGAATGGTGAAATAGTCCACACCTTGTTCAGCCTGTTCAATCAGGGTGTCTTTAAAGATCTCCCAGGTCAGGTCTTCGGCCACACCATTGACTTTTTCCAGTGCCTGATAGATCGGTACGGTTCCAATTGGTACAGGAGAGTTGCGGATAATCCATTCACGGGTTTCATGAATATTCTGGCCGGTCGAGAGGTCCATGATTGTGTCTGCACCCCAGCGCGTCGCCCAGGTCATTTTCGAGACTTCTTCTTCGATACTTGAACCGAGTGCAGAATTACCAATATTGGCATTGATTTTGACCAAAAAATTACGCCCGATGATCATCGGTTCCAGTTCCGGATGATTGATATTGGCCGGAATAATCGCGCGGCCGGCGGCGACTTCCTGACGCACAAATTCTGGCGTAATTTCAGTCAGGTTTTTTGCACCAAAATTCTGGCCCGGATGCTGGCGCATATCGACACCATCGAGTTGACGTAGGTTTTCACGAATGGCAATGTATTCCATTTCCGGTGTGATAATGCCTTGCTTGGCATAATGCATCTGGGTGATGTTGCGGCCGCATTTGGCTTTGCGTGGTTTTTGAATATGCGCGAAACGGATCGCAGCGGTACGGATATCGCGTAAACGCTGGCGGCCAAATTCAGAACTGAGCTGATCCAGAATTTCACTATCGTTGCGCTGCTCAATCCAGCTTTCACGAATATTCGGCAGACCTTTGTTCAGGTCAATCGTCACATCGGGGTCAGTATAAACACCAGACGTGTCATAGACCATTAATGGCGGATTATGTTCACCGCCCAGACTGGTCGGGGTTTCACTTAAGGAAATCTCCCGCATCGGTACCTGAATATCAGGACGGGAGCCTTGCAGATAGACTTTACGTGAGGCAGGCAGAATTCGCGTTAAATCGCGTGCTTCCTGTTCATGAGCGGAGAGAGTGGTTTCAGAAGAAAGATTCGTTAACTGGTTCATGGCTATGATCCTTATGATGACATCAACGAATCAAGCACGACCAAAAACGTAGGCAGATTTATCCTGAACAGATAAAGCAAGGGCTGGGTTTTTAGCTGGCTTGATTCCTACGCAGGTATTAACCTGATCAGGTTCAACGGTACTCATGCTCAATTCCTGATAACGATAAAAGGAATCACATGATCTCAGCGAGGCATTACTCGCGCTCCGTCAAGCGAGGCTAAAGCTTAGCTCAGTTTAGGCAGAATAAACAGGTCTAAATCGCTCAACTTTAAACGAGGATTGATTTAGACATGGCGATATTGATTGAAGGTGAAACTGATCCCAACTAGATACAGATGGCATCGGTAAAGCAGTCTTTATCATATTTTTGTGAGGGCGGGCTGATCTGGGCATAGTACAGAATCTGTTCTGCTTCCGAGCGGTTTCTATAATCGGCAGGCAAGACTTGTTGGCGCTGTTCCGGAGTCATGTCCAGAAATTCCAGAAACAGGCGTGCCTGTGTGGACAGCGTTGATTTCTGGCCGTTTGATAGTCCAATAATAGTTTCCAGATGACTGGTATCCACAGCATAACGATCGCGATAATCTTCCGACACCGGGGATTGCTCGGTACCTCTAAACAGGAAATAGGTATATTGCTTCAGCAGATATTCAGCATCGCGTTTATAACTGCTATTCGGATAAGTCTTGAGATAGTCTTCCCAAAGCAGACTGCGGGCTGCAATATCAGTGGCTTCAATCTGCAGGCGTTTTTCCACCAGCACCGGTTCCATATTCTGTTCCGCCAGATTTTCAATAAAGGCTTTTTCAGCGGCCGGTAAATAAGGGGCAAAAATACGCGCCAGATATTCCGGACTGCGGCGATAATGTAAAGTGCCATCCCCCAGATCCAGCAGTTCTACATAAGCCTGCCCCTTGTGTTTTAACAGATACTGGTCACGTGAGGTGAGCTGTTGAAAATGCGCATGCTGAATGGTGGGATGCTGCGCCATTTCCAGTGCATACTGCTCAAAGGCGCGTTGCTGAAATTCGGTGCGATCCACCTTTAAAAAGCGCTGATACATTTCGGTAGAGCGCTGCATCAGTTGCTTCTGCTCCGCCAAGTCCATCAACGGCAGGCACACTTTAAGATCCTGATTAATCTGCTCCAGCGCAAACGTCGTGCGCTGGTCATTAATCTGGGACATATTTTTTTCAATATTCTGGCACATGAGGCTAAAGTCACTGACTGGACTTTGCGTTTGCTTCGCCTCAGTCTGTTCGACCTGGATCTGTGGATCTGAGGGCTGTTGGCAGCCCCCAAGAAGCAGCACGCTACCAGCAAGCACACAGGCTTTGAATATCGACGGGAATGGCATTAACACTATGCTTCAGGACTCTGTATATATAGGTGAATTCAGAAAATAACGGCCTTACTGGGAGATATTGTATAGATCAAACTAAAATACTATGTTTAGTATTGTGAATTGCTTTGTTACATTGCCGGTATGGGAGCCAGAAAATTGAATTAATGATGGATAAAAATTGATCTTTATATTAAAAAATTAATAAAAATCATACGTAAAAAT is from Acinetobacter lwoffii and encodes:
- a CDS encoding metallophosphoesterase, with translation MSFQQSSINTQPDWTIIQISDTHLMDREELEFARMNPEQSFHEVMQQIQQRFPQMDALIHTGDLAQVPVEQTYQRYLAFVQSLNVPYYQIPGNHDDSRVFPFHQHANQVHAIHFGTWTMILLNSAVQGKIDGWVEQAQLDQLDQLLLEFKHQHVIVACHHHPFAMKSYWIDQHRLKNAEDLKDVLARHHNIKLVLFGHVHQDSCNEWHGIYFLSTPSTSVQFKPKSEDFALDQAAPGYRVLHLQQNGEFDTYIERVALSQQNINTEISGY
- a CDS encoding NUDIX domain-containing protein; protein product: MNIIKQASYNKKDFSVEAREFLYQGFIQVEKVSLKHRLFNQESSTPILQRELIHRPEAAGVLMYNHQQQKFGLIEQFRIGGLDDIDSPWQLEVIAGVLDGDEAPETCIRREALEESGCTLDELQHIFSFYPSAGACSELFHLYVAQTELPEQGGIFGMPDEGENIQLHILDYADIPSLLTNGRLRNAPVIMALQWLQQHIHTAGICLRGKT
- the thiC gene encoding phosphomethylpyrimidine synthase ThiC; the protein is MNQLTNLSSETTLSAHEQEARDLTRILPASRKVYLQGSRPDIQVPMREISLSETPTSLGGEHNPPLMVYDTSGVYTDPDVTIDLNKGLPNIRESWIEQRNDSEILDQLSSEFGRQRLRDIRTAAIRFAHIQKPRKAKCGRNITQMHYAKQGIITPEMEYIAIRENLRQLDGVDMRQHPGQNFGAKNLTEITPEFVRQEVAAGRAIIPANINHPELEPMIIGRNFLVKINANIGNSALGSSIEEEVSKMTWATRWGADTIMDLSTGQNIHETREWIIRNSPVPIGTVPIYQALEKVNGVAEDLTWEIFKDTLIEQAEQGVDYFTIHAGVLLRYVPLTANRLTGIVSRGGSIMAQWCLAHHQENFLYTHFDEICEIMKAYDVSFSLGDGLRPGCVQDANDEAQFAELRTLGELTHRAWEHDVQVMIEGPGHVPMHMIKENMDLQLEVCKEAPFYTLGPLTTDIAPGYDHITSAIGAAMIGWYGTAMLCYVTPKEHLGLPNKKDVKDGIITYKIAAHAADLAKGHPGAQARDNALSKARFEFRWEDQFNLSLDPDTARSMHDETMPKAAHKSAHFCSMCGPKFCSMKISQNVRDYASQQANPDQPASSQAEIEAGMNQMKASFHNSGQNLYHKL